The proteins below come from a single Caulobacter segnis ATCC 21756 genomic window:
- a CDS encoding TonB-dependent receptor yields the protein MIDPKSKNAAARRKAFTLALLGGVCFADMALAQAAPAPAAEPEAVDEVIVTAFRKSLATALEVKRKDVRVSDGISSEDIGKFPSENIAEAIQRIPGVQISNINGRGSTISIRGLGPQYALTTVNGQAFKSSNFTDGFRYDVIQTELASGIQVYKSPTAEMDAGGLAGTVNIDTVHPFDVKGRQIILAGKLQKQDLVGGDPTGKYGLTYVDHFLDGKLGVFLGGGYQELKDRGDYLWMDRWTVSNNVYTPARLRYRRIDRETKRSMLNGALQFKPTSDLQIDLIGTYAEDKTTQHIHQQVFLFTTPSASNVVPVTVTNGTATKVQVNNFRLENNHQYENRPQSTGALTANVHYTGIENWDFKATGHYSRGSAKHNEEAAILGVNIPSATVDISNPKNIVFTTSTALTDTAQYNPSSLIRNTYPNGAFRTIDSYEDAAQFDAKRFLDWGVLESVQAGAKIRHEVLKRYVIRRDGQNTIPASYSPTMASSGLSITNFMDGEATLPAAWVSPNLDAYREALKAQGVTVYEAFDPAGSYRVERDLTSFYAMANLKGEVLSKTFRGNVGVRSESTDQTIDGYIGGAANPLNTEVKLVAGTYTAKKSYDNILPSANFSLDLTDNLLLRVAAAKVLVRPIIDSSNQLARTMTSTTDTSGVKVFTISTGQGNLDPMTANQLDLTLEWYYGQGNGLSAGYFSKKVKNGVYSQLSCPTAYEGVSLSKNTSGVCVAGNGDNYMITESLNDSKVVDIHGYEVNWQQSLDAWLPINGFGLIANYTHVNPAQSTTGFRLANLSEHTANGTLYWENQTFSARLSANYRSAYDQTSVESFFAGPLGHTVKSRTQLDLNLGYNFNEHLSFAFAAMNINNAQEEAYLGNSSRWQETSVTGPSYYLSFQYKM from the coding sequence ATGATCGATCCGAAATCGAAGAACGCGGCCGCGCGCCGCAAGGCTTTCACGCTCGCCCTGCTGGGCGGCGTCTGCTTCGCCGACATGGCCCTGGCCCAGGCGGCGCCCGCGCCGGCGGCCGAGCCTGAAGCCGTCGACGAAGTCATCGTCACCGCCTTCCGCAAGAGCCTGGCCACCGCCCTGGAAGTGAAGCGCAAGGACGTCCGCGTCTCGGACGGCATCTCGTCGGAAGATATCGGCAAGTTCCCGTCGGAAAACATCGCCGAAGCCATCCAGCGCATTCCCGGCGTTCAGATCTCGAACATCAACGGCCGCGGCTCGACGATCAGCATCCGGGGCCTGGGCCCGCAGTACGCCCTGACCACGGTCAACGGTCAGGCCTTCAAGAGCTCGAATTTCACCGACGGCTTCCGCTACGACGTCATCCAGACGGAACTGGCCTCGGGCATCCAGGTCTACAAGTCGCCGACGGCCGAGATGGACGCTGGCGGCCTGGCCGGCACCGTCAACATCGACACGGTTCACCCGTTCGACGTGAAGGGCCGTCAGATCATCCTGGCGGGCAAGCTGCAGAAGCAGGACCTCGTCGGCGGCGATCCGACCGGCAAGTACGGCCTGACCTATGTCGACCACTTCCTGGACGGCAAGCTGGGCGTCTTCCTGGGCGGCGGCTATCAGGAGTTGAAGGACCGCGGCGACTACCTGTGGATGGACCGTTGGACCGTCAGCAACAACGTCTACACTCCGGCTCGCCTGCGCTATCGCCGCATCGACCGTGAGACCAAGCGCTCGATGCTGAACGGCGCCCTGCAGTTCAAGCCGACCAGCGACCTGCAGATCGACCTGATCGGCACCTACGCCGAAGACAAGACGACCCAGCACATCCACCAGCAGGTGTTCCTGTTCACGACGCCGTCGGCCTCGAACGTCGTGCCGGTGACCGTCACGAACGGCACCGCGACCAAGGTGCAGGTCAACAACTTCCGCCTGGAGAACAACCACCAGTACGAGAACCGGCCGCAATCGACCGGCGCCCTGACGGCCAACGTCCACTACACGGGTATCGAGAACTGGGACTTCAAGGCGACCGGCCACTACTCGCGCGGCAGCGCCAAGCATAACGAAGAGGCCGCGATCCTCGGCGTCAACATCCCGAGCGCGACCGTCGATATCAGCAATCCGAAGAACATCGTGTTCACGACGTCGACGGCGCTGACCGACACGGCCCAGTACAACCCGTCGAGCCTGATCCGGAACACCTATCCGAACGGCGCCTTCCGCACGATCGACTCGTACGAGGACGCGGCTCAGTTCGACGCCAAGCGCTTCCTCGACTGGGGCGTGCTGGAGTCGGTCCAGGCCGGGGCCAAGATCCGTCACGAAGTGCTCAAGCGCTATGTCATCCGTAGGGACGGCCAAAACACCATCCCGGCGTCCTACTCGCCGACCATGGCGTCCAGCGGCCTTTCGATCACCAACTTCATGGACGGCGAGGCGACCCTCCCGGCCGCTTGGGTGTCGCCGAACCTCGACGCCTATCGCGAGGCGCTGAAGGCCCAGGGCGTCACGGTTTACGAGGCGTTCGACCCGGCCGGCAGCTATCGTGTCGAGCGGGACCTGACCTCGTTTTACGCGATGGCCAACCTGAAGGGCGAGGTGCTGTCGAAGACCTTCCGCGGCAACGTGGGCGTTCGCAGCGAAAGCACGGACCAGACGATCGACGGCTATATCGGCGGCGCCGCCAACCCGCTGAACACCGAAGTGAAGCTGGTGGCCGGCACCTACACGGCCAAGAAGTCGTACGACAACATCCTGCCGTCGGCGAACTTCAGCCTCGACCTGACCGACAACCTGCTGCTGCGCGTCGCCGCCGCCAAGGTGCTGGTGCGTCCGATCATCGACTCCAGCAACCAACTGGCCCGCACGATGACCAGCACCACGGACACGAGCGGCGTGAAGGTCTTCACGATCTCGACCGGTCAGGGCAACCTCGACCCGATGACCGCCAACCAGCTCGATCTGACGCTGGAGTGGTACTACGGCCAAGGCAATGGTCTGAGCGCCGGCTACTTCTCCAAGAAGGTCAAGAACGGCGTCTACAGCCAGCTCAGCTGCCCCACCGCCTACGAGGGCGTGTCGCTGTCGAAGAACACGAGCGGCGTCTGCGTGGCCGGCAACGGCGACAACTACATGATCACCGAGAGCCTGAACGACTCGAAGGTTGTCGACATCCACGGCTACGAAGTGAACTGGCAACAGTCGCTCGACGCCTGGCTGCCGATCAACGGCTTTGGCCTGATCGCCAACTACACGCACGTGAACCCGGCCCAGTCGACCACCGGCTTCCGTCTGGCCAATCTGTCGGAGCACACCGCCAACGGCACGCTGTACTGGGAAAACCAGACCTTCAGCGCCCGCCTGTCGGCCAACTACCGCAGCGCCTACGACCAGACCTCGGTGGAGAGCTTCTTCGCCGGCCCGCTGGGCCACACGGTGAAGTCGCGGACCCAGCTGGACCTGAACCTGGGCTACAACTTCAACGAACACCTGAGCTTCGCCTTCGCGGCGATGAACATCAACAACGCGCAGGAAGAGGCCTATCTGGGCAACTCCAGCCGTTGGCAGGAAACCTCGGTCACGGGCCCGAGCTACTACCTGTCGTTCCAGTACAAGATGTAA
- the nagE gene encoding N-acetylglucosamine-specific PTS transporter subunit IIBC, protein MKSPLEILQPLGRALMLPIAVLPVAGLLLRLGQPDLLNIGFMAAAGDAIFSNLGLLFAIGVAVGLARENNGAAGLAGVVCFLIAVEGAKALLHVPAEVTAGLVQAHADLASAAYKAKALAKLSVPIGIVSGIIGGLFYNRFSGFKLPEYLAFFSGRRFVPIVSGLAGLAIAVLLGLGYDAINGGVDAASRAVVGSGEIGLVVFGFLNRILIVTGLHHILNNIAWFVVGDYHGATGDLRRFFAGDPSAGAFMSGFFPVMMFGLPAACLAMYHAAKPEKKKAVGGMLASLALTSFLTGVTEPIEFSFMFLAPALYAIHAILTGVSMALLDMLHVKLGFTFSAGLFDYVLNFGKASRPLWLIPIGLVYAGVYYGLFRLAIARFDLKTPGREDDEAAPIQAVTTGGGRGADFVQALGGATNLASVDACTTRLRLIVADQAAVSEAALKALGARGIVRPSDKALQVVLGPIADAVAGEIRAALGAPAPKVQPPVQAQSSQVASSAPSAQDEAKAKALLAALGGPGNLRQLSAGSSRLRLVLQKPAALDQAALANAGARGLVHITDTLVHVILGPDADAVGRAIQAKL, encoded by the coding sequence ATGAAGTCTCCGCTTGAGATCCTCCAGCCGCTGGGCCGGGCCCTGATGCTGCCGATCGCGGTCTTGCCGGTGGCGGGGCTGCTGCTGCGCCTGGGCCAGCCGGACCTCCTGAACATCGGCTTCATGGCCGCGGCCGGGGACGCGATCTTCTCCAACCTCGGTTTGCTCTTCGCCATCGGCGTGGCCGTGGGCCTGGCCCGCGAGAACAATGGCGCCGCGGGCCTGGCGGGCGTGGTCTGCTTCCTGATCGCCGTCGAGGGCGCCAAGGCCCTGCTGCATGTCCCGGCCGAGGTCACGGCGGGCCTCGTCCAGGCCCACGCCGATCTCGCCAGCGCCGCCTACAAGGCCAAGGCGCTGGCGAAGCTCAGCGTGCCGATCGGCATCGTCTCAGGGATCATCGGCGGCCTCTTCTACAACCGCTTCTCCGGCTTCAAGCTGCCGGAGTATCTGGCCTTCTTCAGCGGCCGGCGGTTCGTGCCGATCGTCTCGGGCCTGGCGGGTCTGGCCATCGCTGTCCTCTTGGGCCTGGGCTATGACGCGATCAACGGCGGGGTCGACGCGGCCAGCCGGGCCGTGGTCGGCTCGGGCGAGATCGGCCTTGTGGTGTTCGGGTTCCTCAACCGGATCCTGATCGTCACCGGCCTGCACCACATCCTCAACAACATCGCCTGGTTCGTGGTCGGCGACTATCACGGCGCGACCGGCGACCTTCGCCGCTTCTTCGCCGGCGACCCCAGCGCCGGGGCGTTCATGAGCGGGTTCTTCCCGGTGATGATGTTCGGCCTGCCGGCCGCGTGCCTGGCCATGTACCACGCCGCCAAGCCCGAGAAGAAAAAGGCCGTCGGCGGCATGCTGGCCTCGCTGGCCCTGACCTCGTTCCTGACCGGGGTGACCGAGCCGATCGAGTTCTCGTTCATGTTCCTGGCCCCGGCGCTCTATGCGATCCACGCCATCCTGACAGGCGTCTCCATGGCGCTGCTGGACATGCTGCATGTGAAGCTGGGCTTCACCTTCTCGGCGGGCCTGTTCGACTATGTGCTGAACTTCGGCAAGGCCAGCCGGCCGCTGTGGCTGATCCCGATCGGCCTCGTCTACGCCGGCGTCTATTACGGTCTCTTCCGCCTGGCCATCGCCCGGTTCGACCTCAAGACCCCCGGCCGCGAGGACGACGAGGCCGCTCCGATCCAGGCCGTCACCACCGGCGGCGGGCGCGGGGCCGACTTCGTCCAGGCCCTGGGCGGGGCCACGAACCTCGCCAGCGTCGACGCCTGCACCACGCGCCTTCGCCTGATCGTCGCCGACCAGGCCGCCGTCTCCGAGGCCGCCCTCAAGGCGCTGGGCGCGCGCGGGATCGTCCGTCCCTCCGACAAGGCCCTGCAGGTGGTGCTGGGCCCCATCGCCGACGCCGTCGCCGGCGAGATCCGCGCCGCCCTGGGAGCGCCCGCGCCCAAGGTCCAGCCTCCGGTCCAGGCTCAGTCGTCCCAGGTCGCGTCCAGCGCCCCGAGCGCCCAGGACGAGGCCAAGGCCAAGGCCCTGCTGGCCGCCCTCGGCGGGCCCGGCAACCTGCGCCAGCTCTCAGCCGGCTCCAGCCGCCTGCGCCTGGTCCTGCAAAAACCCGCCGCCCTGGACCAGGCCGCCCTCGCCAACGCCGGCGCCCGAGGCCTCGTCCACATCACCGACACCCTCGTCCACGTCATCCTCGGCCCAGACGCCGACGCCGTAGGGAGGGCCATCCAGGCAAAGCTCTAA
- a CDS encoding SIS domain-containing protein, with protein MEATVLNRPEGPATGRLSPESTKMFAEASQGAAVAKALLAANAERVAALAERLRANPPRVVVTCARGSSDHAATFARYLIETKAGVLTSSVGLSVSSVYDASPNLEGALCLAVSQSGKSPDLLAAVTAAKAAGAYAVALVNVEDSPLAQLADAVIPLHAGPELSVAATKSYIAALVAVTQLIAAWTEDAELTAALSGLPAALEQAWNLDWSAAGKRLETATNLYVLGRGVGFGVALEAALKFKETCGLHAEAFSAAEVLHGPMALVKDGFPALVFAQNDESRQSVEDMAEGLRARGADVFLAAPGKTGDDLLPTLKAHPMLEPILMVQSFYRMANALSVARGYDPDSPPHLNKVTETV; from the coding sequence TTGGAGGCGACTGTCTTGAACCGTCCTGAAGGCCCCGCGACGGGGCGGCTGTCGCCGGAAAGCACGAAGATGTTCGCCGAGGCCAGCCAAGGCGCGGCCGTGGCCAAGGCGCTGCTGGCGGCCAACGCCGAGCGCGTCGCGGCCCTGGCCGAGCGCCTGCGCGCCAACCCGCCTCGCGTGGTGGTGACCTGCGCGCGCGGCAGCAGCGATCACGCGGCGACCTTCGCTCGCTATCTGATCGAGACCAAGGCCGGGGTGCTGACCTCGTCGGTCGGCCTGTCGGTCAGCTCGGTCTATGACGCCTCGCCAAACCTGGAAGGCGCGCTGTGCCTGGCGGTCTCGCAGTCGGGCAAGAGCCCCGACCTGTTGGCGGCGGTGACGGCCGCCAAGGCCGCCGGCGCCTACGCCGTGGCCCTGGTCAATGTCGAGGACTCGCCCCTGGCCCAGCTGGCCGACGCGGTGATCCCGCTGCACGCGGGTCCGGAGCTGTCGGTGGCGGCCACCAAGTCCTATATCGCCGCCCTGGTGGCGGTGACCCAGCTGATCGCCGCCTGGACGGAGGACGCCGAGCTGACGGCGGCGCTGTCGGGCCTGCCCGCCGCGCTGGAACAGGCCTGGAACCTGGACTGGTCGGCGGCCGGCAAGCGCCTCGAGACGGCGACCAACCTCTACGTGCTGGGCCGCGGCGTGGGCTTCGGCGTCGCGCTGGAAGCCGCCCTGAAGTTCAAGGAGACCTGCGGCCTTCACGCCGAGGCCTTCAGCGCCGCCGAGGTGCTGCATGGGCCGATGGCGCTGGTGAAGGACGGTTTCCCGGCCCTGGTCTTCGCGCAGAACGATGAGAGCCGCCAGAGCGTCGAGGACATGGCCGAAGGCCTGCGCGCTCGGGGGGCGGACGTTTTCCTGGCCGCGCCCGGCAAGACGGGCGACGACCTGCTGCCGACCCTCAAGGCGCATCCGATGCTGGAGCCGATCCTGATGGTCCAGAGCTTCTACCGCATGGCCAACGCCCTGTCGGTGGCGCGCGGCTACGATCCCGACAGTCCGCCCCACCTCAACAAGGTCACCGAAACCGTCTGA
- the nagA gene encoding N-acetylglucosamine-6-phosphate deacetylase, whose product MLVALINGRVLTPAGLVEDQAVLVEGGKVAAVVAMAEVPAGAERQDLAGGLLVPGYIDTQVNGGGGVLFNDAPTVETIAAIGAAHRAYGTTGFLPTLISDDLDVVDRALRATEAAIEAGAPGVLGVHIEGPFLNPKRKGIHDEAKFRVIDEDAIALLSSLKRGKLLLTLAPERTTPEIIARLSKAGVIVAAGHTNARYETMRQAIDQGLSGVTHLFNAMSPLTSREPGVVGAVLEDQSVWAGIIVDGRHVDPVTLKIALRARPLDRFMLVTDAMPTVGMADKRFTLQGRQITVRDGVCVDDHGTLAGSDLDMAAAVRNAVSMLGLSLADAVMMASAAPAAFLGLGRQRGQIVPGFAADFCLLDDDLNVAKTWIDGKENHVRKKPLPV is encoded by the coding sequence ATGCTGGTCGCGCTTATCAACGGCCGGGTGCTGACACCGGCCGGTCTTGTCGAAGACCAGGCCGTCCTCGTCGAGGGCGGCAAGGTGGCCGCCGTGGTTGCGATGGCCGAGGTCCCCGCCGGGGCCGAGCGCCAGGATCTGGCCGGCGGCCTGCTGGTCCCGGGCTATATCGACACCCAGGTCAATGGCGGCGGCGGCGTTCTCTTCAACGACGCCCCGACCGTCGAGACCATCGCCGCCATCGGCGCGGCCCACCGGGCCTATGGCACGACCGGCTTCCTGCCGACCCTGATCAGCGACGATCTGGATGTGGTCGACAGGGCCCTGCGCGCCACCGAGGCCGCCATCGAAGCAGGCGCGCCCGGCGTGCTGGGCGTCCACATCGAGGGGCCGTTCCTCAATCCCAAGCGCAAGGGCATCCACGACGAGGCCAAGTTCCGGGTCATCGACGAGGACGCCATCGCCCTGCTCTCGTCGCTGAAGCGCGGCAAGCTGCTGCTGACCCTGGCCCCCGAGCGCACCACGCCCGAGATCATCGCGCGCCTCTCGAAGGCCGGCGTGATCGTCGCGGCCGGACACACCAACGCCCGCTACGAGACCATGCGCCAGGCCATCGACCAGGGCCTCTCGGGCGTCACCCATCTCTTCAACGCCATGTCGCCGCTGACCAGCCGCGAGCCCGGCGTCGTCGGCGCGGTGCTGGAGGACCAGAGCGTCTGGGCCGGGATCATCGTCGATGGCCGCCACGTCGATCCGGTGACCTTGAAGATCGCCCTGCGCGCCCGGCCGCTGGACCGGTTCATGCTGGTCACCGACGCCATGCCGACCGTGGGCATGGCCGACAAGCGCTTCACCCTGCAGGGTCGCCAGATCACCGTCCGCGACGGCGTCTGCGTCGACGATCACGGCACCCTGGCGGGCTCGGATCTCGACATGGCGGCCGCCGTCCGCAACGCCGTTTCGATGCTGGGCCTGTCCTTGGCCGACGCCGTCATGATGGCCTCGGCCGCCCCCGCCGCGTTCCTGGGCCTTGGCCGCCAACGCGGCCAGATCGTCCCCGGCTTCGCCGCCGACTTCTGCCTGCTAGACGACGACCTCAACGTCGCGAAAACCTGGATCGACGGGAAGGAAAACCATGTCCGGAAAAAGCCTCTCCCCGTCTAG
- a CDS encoding GntR family transcriptional regulator, whose amino-acid sequence MLVSDGLTAGVTQPQEAEQVSLSQRIGFAQGAVSAPLYLQLQRALREAIQLKVLNPDDALPPERDMADDFNVSRITVRKALEGLVNEGLLTRRQGAGTFVAARVEKNFSKLTCFTEDMISRGRAPHSEWITRAEGAVTPEEALMLGVSPNTPVYRFHRIRFADGAPMAVEYTTIAAFALPSPEAVKDSLYEAMAAHGHRPARALQRLRGVLINREHASLLGVKPKDAGLLVERRGFLKDGRAVEISHSYYRGDAYDFVAELNDAS is encoded by the coding sequence ATATTGGTATCCGACGGTTTGACCGCCGGGGTCACGCAACCGCAGGAGGCGGAGCAAGTGTCTCTTTCGCAGCGCATAGGCTTCGCCCAGGGGGCGGTTTCTGCGCCCCTTTATCTTCAGCTACAGCGCGCGTTGCGCGAGGCCATCCAGCTGAAGGTGCTGAACCCGGACGACGCCTTGCCGCCCGAGCGGGACATGGCTGACGACTTCAACGTCTCGCGCATCACGGTGCGCAAGGCGCTGGAGGGCCTGGTCAACGAAGGCCTGCTGACCCGCCGCCAAGGCGCCGGCACCTTTGTCGCCGCGCGCGTCGAGAAGAACTTCTCCAAGCTGACCTGCTTCACCGAGGACATGATCTCGCGCGGCCGTGCGCCGCACAGCGAATGGATCACCCGGGCCGAGGGCGCGGTGACGCCGGAAGAGGCCTTGATGCTGGGCGTCTCGCCCAACACGCCCGTCTACCGATTCCATCGTATCCGTTTCGCCGACGGCGCGCCGATGGCGGTGGAATACACCACCATCGCCGCCTTCGCCCTGCCCTCGCCCGAGGCCGTCAAGGACTCGCTCTACGAGGCCATGGCCGCGCACGGGCACCGTCCGGCTCGGGCGCTCCAGCGCCTGCGCGGCGTGCTGATCAACCGCGAGCACGCGTCCTTGCTGGGCGTGAAGCCCAAGGACGCCGGCCTCCTGGTCGAACGGCGCGGCTTCCTGAAGGACGGCCGGGCCGTCGAAATCTCTCATTCCTACTATCGCGGCGACGCCTACGACTTCGTCGCCGAACTGAACGACGCATCCTGA
- the ptsP gene encoding phosphoenolpyruvate--protein phosphotransferase, with protein sequence MQMSALVLSSPLKGWIASLSEAPDAVFAGRMLGDGVAIDPLGGELVAPCDGVVVSAHRAGHAVTLRSTAGAEILMHVGLETVALGGEGFEVHVREGQAVKTGQPLISFDLDLLAQRAKSLITPVVITNPEAFEIVRRDQDMAVEAGGFLMELRPLGGAGVSDAAEPTNEISRAVTVPLMHGIHARPAARIAELAKTFAAETALAVGGRRSSARSPVGLMALAARHGDEIQVLASGADAKAAVDAIADLIESGMGEGAPVPAQKTSAQKTSAKTTSAPAPIAAEAPLAPAALPADGVLKGVLAAPGLAIGKAVRLASTDIAVREEGQGAAHEETALLAALNKVRAKIEASASKGDKARKAILAAHLAFLDDPELLAQARSLIAAGKSAGFGWRAAVGGYVEALRALGDRRMAERVDDLIDLERQVLRALAGEDDEATVLPPGAILLADELLPSQLMGADPGVIAGFATARGGPTSHVAILAAAMGIPALVALGGATLSIADGTALILDADGGSLRVAPDAPALEAAQTALAGRQARKAAAKAAAFEPAVTRDGTRIEVFANTGSVKDALAAIENGAEGSGLLRTEFLFLDRQTPPDEDEQARQYQAIADALQGKPLIVRTLDVGGDKAAPYLPIPAEENPALGLRGVRVSLWRPHLLKTQLRAILRVVPQGQCKIMVPMIGSLDELRAVRAVLEEAKRELGVTDHVELGVMIETPAAAVTADLIAAEADFLSVGTNDLTQYVLAMDRGNPELAARIDALHPAVLRMIAQTCQGAKAHGRWVGVCGGLASDLVATPILLGLGVTELSTTAAIAPEVKARVRALDLLACQDLAARALAQTSPEAVRGLVQASLGA encoded by the coding sequence ATTCAGATGTCGGCATTGGTGCTGTCTTCACCTTTGAAGGGCTGGATCGCGTCGTTGTCGGAGGCTCCGGACGCGGTGTTCGCGGGCCGGATGCTGGGTGACGGGGTGGCGATCGATCCGTTGGGCGGGGAGCTTGTGGCGCCGTGCGACGGGGTTGTGGTGTCGGCGCATCGGGCGGGTCACGCGGTGACGCTGCGATCGACGGCGGGCGCCGAGATCCTGATGCATGTGGGCCTGGAGACGGTGGCCTTGGGCGGCGAGGGCTTTGAGGTCCACGTGCGCGAGGGCCAGGCGGTCAAGACCGGGCAGCCGCTGATCAGCTTTGACCTCGATTTGCTGGCCCAGCGGGCCAAGAGCCTGATCACCCCGGTGGTGATCACCAATCCCGAAGCCTTCGAGATCGTGCGCCGCGACCAGGACATGGCCGTGGAGGCGGGCGGGTTCCTGATGGAGCTGCGGCCGCTGGGCGGCGCGGGCGTCTCGGACGCCGCCGAACCCACCAACGAGATTTCCCGCGCGGTGACCGTGCCGTTGATGCACGGGATCCACGCGCGACCGGCGGCGCGGATCGCCGAGCTGGCCAAGACCTTCGCCGCCGAGACCGCGCTGGCCGTGGGCGGCCGTCGGTCGAGCGCAAGGAGCCCGGTGGGACTGATGGCCCTGGCCGCGCGCCACGGCGATGAGATTCAAGTCCTGGCCTCGGGCGCGGACGCGAAGGCCGCCGTCGACGCCATCGCCGACCTGATCGAGAGCGGCATGGGCGAGGGGGCGCCGGTTCCGGCCCAGAAGACCTCGGCCCAGAAGACCTCGGCCAAGACGACTTCGGCTCCCGCGCCGATCGCCGCCGAAGCGCCCCTGGCTCCAGCGGCCCTGCCGGCCGACGGGGTGCTGAAGGGCGTGCTGGCCGCGCCGGGCCTGGCGATCGGCAAGGCCGTGCGCCTGGCCTCGACCGACATCGCCGTGCGCGAAGAGGGCCAGGGCGCGGCGCACGAAGAGACCGCGCTGCTGGCCGCCTTGAACAAGGTCCGCGCCAAGATCGAGGCCAGCGCCTCTAAAGGCGACAAGGCCCGCAAGGCGATCCTGGCCGCGCACCTGGCCTTCCTCGACGATCCCGAGCTTCTCGCCCAGGCCAGGAGCCTGATCGCGGCGGGCAAGAGCGCCGGCTTTGGCTGGCGCGCGGCGGTGGGCGGCTATGTCGAGGCGCTGCGGGCCTTGGGGGATCGCCGGATGGCCGAGCGGGTCGACGACCTGATCGACCTCGAGCGCCAGGTTCTAAGGGCGCTGGCCGGAGAAGACGACGAGGCCACGGTCCTGCCGCCAGGCGCGATCCTGCTGGCCGACGAGCTCTTGCCCTCGCAGCTGATGGGCGCGGACCCTGGCGTCATCGCCGGCTTCGCCACCGCCCGGGGCGGTCCGACCTCGCACGTGGCGATCCTGGCCGCGGCCATGGGGATCCCGGCCCTGGTGGCGCTGGGCGGCGCGACGCTGAGCATCGCCGACGGAACGGCCCTGATCCTCGACGCCGACGGCGGGAGCCTGCGCGTGGCCCCCGACGCCCCGGCCCTGGAAGCGGCCCAGACGGCCCTGGCCGGCCGTCAGGCCCGCAAGGCCGCCGCCAAGGCCGCCGCCTTTGAGCCGGCCGTGACCCGCGACGGGACCCGCATCGAGGTCTTCGCCAACACCGGCTCGGTCAAGGACGCCCTGGCGGCGATCGAGAACGGCGCGGAGGGCAGTGGGCTTCTTCGCACCGAGTTCCTGTTCCTGGACCGCCAGACCCCGCCCGACGAGGACGAGCAGGCCCGCCAGTACCAGGCCATCGCCGACGCCCTTCAAGGCAAGCCGCTGATCGTGCGCACCCTGGACGTCGGCGGTGACAAGGCCGCGCCCTACCTGCCGATCCCGGCCGAGGAGAACCCGGCGCTAGGCTTGCGCGGCGTGCGCGTCAGCCTCTGGCGGCCGCACCTTCTGAAGACCCAGCTGCGCGCCATCCTGCGGGTCGTTCCTCAAGGCCAGTGCAAGATCATGGTCCCGATGATCGGCAGCCTCGATGAGCTGCGCGCCGTGCGGGCGGTGCTGGAAGAGGCCAAGCGCGAGCTGGGCGTCACCGATCACGTCGAACTGGGCGTGATGATCGAGACCCCGGCCGCGGCTGTGACCGCCGACCTGATCGCCGCCGAGGCCGACTTCCTCTCGGTCGGCACCAACGATCTCACCCAATACGTCCTGGCCATGGACCGGGGTAATCCGGAGCTGGCCGCGCGGATCGACGCCCTGCACCCGGCGGTGCTGCGGATGATCGCCCAGACCTGCCAGGGGGCGAAGGCCCACGGCCGCTGGGTCGGGGTCTGCGGGGGCCTGGCCTCGGATCTCGTGGCCACGCCGATCCTCTTGGGCCTGGGGGTCACGGAGCTCTCGACCACCGCCGCCATCGCTCCGGAGGTCAAGGCCCGCGTCCGCGCGCTGGATCTCCTCGCCTGCCAGGATCTGGCCGCCCGGGCCCTGGCCCAGACCTCGCCCGAGGCCGTGCGCGGCCTCGTCCAAGCCAGCCTCGGAGCCTGA